The segment GCGATCGCGAGGCGCTCTCCGAAGCCCTCCCGCCGATGATTCCCGCGCCGATTCGCCTCTCGCTCACCGCGCTTGCCGCCCAGGGCAGCCGCTTTCTTCGCCGCAAGTACCGTGCGCGCGAGAAATCCCCGACCGACCATGAGAATCTCATCCGCACGGAGCTGACCGTGCTGCGCGGCGCATTGGACGGCGGCGACTACATCTACGACACGCTGAGCTATGCCGACATTGCAATGGCCGTGGTTTTGCAGTTTCTCATCCCGCCGCCCGAGGGAAGCGTCGCGATGGGCCCCGCCACGCGGCGCTGCGCCCGGCATCCGGTGCTGGCCGAGGAGTTCGCGGACCTTGGCCGCTGGCGCGACCGCCTCTACCAGAGGCACCGTTAGGAAGTGATTTGAGCAAGCAGTTTACCTTCATTGCTCTTGCGATTGCGCTGCTGTTGGCGGCCGCGCCCGCTCATGCGCGCGCGCCGGAGGGCAGGAAGCTCACAATCGGCATTGTGCAGATGACCGACGTCATTGTTTACGAGGACGCCGTGCGCGGATTTCGCGAGGGCCTCGCCGGGCTGGGTTACGAGCGCGGCAAGAACCTCACCATCAAGCGGCGGGTCGTGCTGGGCGAGACCAAGGGCCTCTGGGACAAGGTGCAGCTCCTGCTGGCGCTCCATCGCTACGTCGACGAGTTCATCGCGCTCAAGGTCGACATGGTGGTCTTTGTCGGCACGCCCGCGACCGAATACGGGGC is part of the Chrysiogenia bacterium genome and harbors:
- a CDS encoding glutathione S-transferase, with product MFDLIALGLSPWSEKARWALDHSGIDYRESEYTPMLGEYWLRWRLRKFSGRVSVPALIGKEVRLTDSFEIARFADEHRTRGERLFPHELIAQIEEWNARSERATDSTRALLIERMLGDREALSEALPPMIPAPIRLSLTALAAQGSRFLRRKYRAREKSPTDHENLIRTELTVLRGALDGGDYIYDTLSYADIAMAVVLQFLIPPPEGSVAMGPATRRCARHPVLAEEFADLGRWRDRLYQRHR